Proteins encoded within one genomic window of Pleurocapsa minor HA4230-MV1:
- the psaK gene encoding photosystem I reaction center subunit PsaK, which translates to MTYLTLLAATAPHTVSWSPKVAFVMIACNIVAIAIGKFTIKYKNAGPQLPSPALFGGMGLPALLGTTSFGHLLGAGMILGLANAGAL; encoded by the coding sequence ATGACTTATTTAACTTTATTAGCTGCAACTGCACCTCATACCGTATCGTGGAGTCCTAAAGTGGCTTTTGTAATGATTGCCTGTAATATTGTGGCGATCGCTATTGGCAAATTCACTATTAAATATAAGAATGCTGGCCCTCAACTGCCTTCTCCCGCTTTATTTGGTGGGATGGGACTACCTGCTTTATTAGGTACTACTAGTTTCGGTCATCTTTTGGGTGCAGGGATGATTTTGGGTCTAGCTAATGCTGGTGCATTGTAA
- a CDS encoding Hsp20/alpha crystallin family protein — translation MALIRWQPFHEMDALQRDMNRMFEALASNEQTSMRQAFMPLAEMEQTEDAVHLKVEVPGMNANDLDVQVTKDAVMITGERKSESKSEKNGMKRSEFRYGSFSRTIPLPVPIDNNQVKGDYQDGILTLELPKVQKQENKVTKVNLGSRDSKNISESSQSNSNSQMETSSNSISEPSTEKVVVTSETGGYGNQDAWDNSQQTNSEQVSAS, via the coding sequence ATGGCTTTAATTCGTTGGCAACCTTTTCATGAAATGGATGCTTTACAAAGAGATATGAATCGTATGTTTGAAGCTTTGGCATCAAACGAACAGACTTCAATGAGACAAGCATTTATGCCTTTGGCAGAAATGGAACAAACAGAGGATGCAGTACACCTCAAGGTGGAAGTACCAGGTATGAACGCCAATGATTTAGACGTGCAGGTGACTAAAGATGCGGTAATGATTACTGGTGAACGTAAATCTGAGTCTAAGTCAGAAAAAAATGGCATGAAACGTTCAGAATTCCGTTATGGTAGCTTTAGTCGTACCATTCCCCTACCTGTTCCTATTGATAATAATCAAGTCAAAGGAGATTATCAAGACGGTATTTTAACTTTAGAATTACCTAAAGTACAAAAGCAAGAAAATAAGGTTACCAAAGTAAACTTAGGCTCGCGTGACAGTAAAAACATCTCGGAATCTTCTCAATCAAACTCAAATTCGCAAATGGAAACTAGTTCTAATTCTATCAGCGAACCATCAACCGAAAAGGTTGTTGTCACATCTGAAACTGGTGGATATGGTAATCAAGATGCTTGGGATAATAGCCAACAAACTAATTCAGAGCAAGTCTCAGCTAGTTAA